The DNA region AGATCATCGTGAACAACGAGAAGCGGATGCTGCAGGAGGCCGTCGACTCGCTGTTCGACAACGGCCGCCGTGGCCGGCCGGTCACCGGTCCGGGCAACCGTCCGCTCAAGTCGATCTCCGACATGCTCAAGGGCAAGCAGGGCCGGTTCCGGCAGAACCTGCTCGGCAAGCGCGTCGACTACTCCGGCCGTTCGGTCATCGTGGTCGGCCCGCAGCTCAAGCTGCACCAGTGCGGTCTGCCCAAGGCGATGGCGCTGGAGCTGTTCAAGCCGTTCGTGATGAAGCGGCTGGACGACCTCAACCACGCCCAGAACATCAAGTCCGCCAAGCGGATGGTGGAGCGGCAGCGGCCGGTCGTCTGGGACGTGCTCGAAGAGGTCATCGCCGAGCATCCCGTGCTGCTGAACCGCGCACCGACGCTGCACCGGCTGGGCATCCAGGCGTTCGAGCCCCAGCTGATCGAGGGCAAGGCCATCCAGATCCACCCGCTGGTCTGCACCGCCTTCAACGCCGACTTCGACGGCGACCAGATGGCGGTCCACCTGCCGCTGTCCGCGGAGGCACAGGCCGAGGCTCGGATCTTGATGCTGTCGACCAACAACATCCTCAAGCCTGCCGACGGCCGGCCGGTAACCATGCCCACCCAGGACATGATCATCGGGATGTACTTCCTCACCATGCAGCGCGACGGCGCCGAGGGCGAGGGCCGGGTGTTCGGCTCGGTGGCGGAGGCCCTGATGGCCTTCGACCGCCATGAGTTGAGCGTCCAGTCCAAGATCAAGCTGCGGCTGCACGACATCGTGCCGCCGGCCGATCGGGAGCTGAACCCGAACGGGACGATCCTGCTGGAGACCACGCTCGGCCGGGCCCTGTTCAACGAGGCGTTGCCGGCGGACTATCCGTACGTCGACTACGAGGTGGGCAAGAAGCAGCTGGGTCAGATCGTCAACGACCTCGCCGAGCGCTACCCCAAGGTAGACGTGGCGCACACCCTGGACGCCCTGAAGGACCTGGGCTTCCACTGGGCCACCCGCTCCGGTGTCACCGTGTCCATCGGCGACGTCAGCACCCCGGCCAACAAGGCCGAGATCCTGTCGGGCTACGAGGACCGGGCGAGCAAGATCGACCGGCAGTACGAGCGCGGTCTGATCACCGAGGACGAGCGGCGCCAGGAACTGATCGAGATCTGGACCGACGCGACCAGCCGGCTCGGGACGGCGATGGAGGCCAACTTCTCCAAGACCAACCCGATCTACATGATGGTTCACTCCGGTGCCCGCGGGAACATGGTGCAGATGCGCCAGATCGCCGCCATGCGTGGACTGGTGGTGAACCCGAAGGGCGAGATCATCGCGCGGCCGATCAAGTCGAACTTCCGCGAGGGTCTGTCGGTGCTGGAGTACTTCATCTCCACTCACGGTGGTCGTAAGGGCCAGGCCGACACCGCGCTGCGGACGGCGGACTCCGGCTATCTGACCCGTCGTCTGGTCGACGTGGCGCAGGACGTGATCATCCGCGAGGAGGACTGCGGCACCGAGCGGGGTCTGACCAAGACCATCGCCTCCGGTGAGGACGGTCACCTCGTGCTGGAGGAGCACGTCGAGACCGCCGTGTACGCCCGGACGCTGGCCACCGACGTGATCGGTCCCGACGGTGAGGTGCTCCTTGCTGCCGGGGTGGATCTGGGCGACGTGAACATCGGTCTGCTGGTCGAGGCCGGGGTGCGTCAGGTCAAGGTGCGCAGCGTGTTGACCTGCGAGTCGACCAGCGGCACCTGTGCCATGTGCTACGGGCGCTCACTGGCCACCGGCAAGATCGTCGACGTGGGCGAGGCCGTGGGTATCGTCGCCGCGCAGTCGATCGGCGAGCCCGGCACCCAGCTGACGATGCGTACCTTCCACACCGGTGGTGTGGCCGGTGACGACATCACCCAGGGTCTGCCGCGTGTCCAGGAGTTGTTCGAGGCCCGTCAGCCCAAGGGCAAGGCGCCGATCTCGGAGGCTGCCGGGCGCGTGGTGATCGAGGACTCCGACCGACTGAAGAAGATCATCGTCACCCCCGACGACGGTTCGGAGCCGGCCGAGTTCACCGTCAGCCGCCGGGCTCGACTGCTGGTCGAGGACGGCGACCGGGTGACGGCTGGTCAGCAGCTCACGGCGGGTACGCCGGATCCGCAGGACGTCCTGCGGGTGCTGGGTGTGCGGCGGGTGCAGGAGCACTTGGTCGACGAGGTGCAGTCGGTCTACCGGACCCAGGGTGCGCCGATCCACGACAAGCACATCGAGATCATCATCCGGCAGATGTTGCGCCGGGTGACCGTGATCGAGTCCGGCGACTCCAACCTGCTCGCTGGCGACCTGGTCGATCGGCTCTCGTACGAGGCCGCCAACCGCCAGGTCGTCGCCGAGGGCGGCACCCCCGCCTCGGGTCGTCCGGTGCTGATGGGCATCACCAAGGCATCGCTGGCCACCGAGTCGTGGCTGTCGGCGGCGTCGTTCCAGGAGACCACCAAGGTGTTGACGGACGCGGCCATCCACGGCAAGTCCGACAGCCTGCTGGGTCTGAAGGAGAACGTCATCCTCGGCAAGCTGATCCCGGCCGGCACCGGCCTGGAGCGGTACCGCAACATCCGGGTCGAGCCGACCGCGGAGGCGCGGGCACAGGCGTACTCGATGGTCGGCTACGACCAGTTCGACTACGACTTCGGCTCCGGCTCCGGTGCGGCCGTGCCGCTGGAGGAGTTCGACCTCGGCGACTACCGCTGAGTTCGATCGACGCCTCCGGGTTTACCTCCGGAGGCTAGGCGCTGACAGGGCCCCGCGAGTTCCGTGCTCTCGGGGCCCTGCCACTCTCTCCCGCTCTCCCGCCCGCTGCCGCTCTCCCCGCGTTGCCCCACCATCCCATTTCCGACTTCGCACCATTTCCTGCTACTCCGCACCAAGCACGCGTGGTGCGAAGTCGCAGGAAACGGTGCGAAGTGGGGGATCGGGGTGGCGGGGAGGTGTCCCGATAGCGTGGGGCGGGTGAGGGTCATCGAGGTGTTCGCACCGTTGTTCGGCCATTGGCAGGGCGTGGAGGAGCAGTCCGCGTCACCTTGGGGCCCGGCGACAACGGCTCGGGCCATCCTGAGCTTCCGGGCCGAGGTCGGTGGGTCAGCGATGGTGTCCGACTATCGCCAGGTGCGCGCGGATGGGTCGGAGTTCTACGCGCACGGGGTGTTCCTGGTCGATCCAGCCCTCGAGGTGTCCTGGTGGCTGTTCGACTCGTACGCCGAACCGCCCGCGGTCGCCACCGGTGGCTGGCGGGACGGCGAGCTGGTCTTGAGCAAGGCCAGCGAACAGGGGAGGGCGGTGCACCGGTTCGGGATCGACGGCGAGGAGCTCACGTACGCGATCGACATCGCCGTGCCGGACGACTCTGACCTGACGCCCTTCCTCCGTGGCCGCTATCGGGCGATCAGCACCCACTGATCCGTACGGCTGGCGCCCCAGGGCCACAAACGATCGCGGATTGGGCGCGGGCCAGGTTCGTTTCGCGCCCAGGGGCCACAGACGATCGCGGGGCGTGCGGGGATCGCGTACGGATGGCGCCCAGGGGCCACAGACGATCGCGGGGCGTGCGAAGGCCACGTGGGATGGCGCCCGCGGGCCACAAACGGCACAAGGGCCGCAAACGGCACAAAGGGCCCCGTCGGTGACGGGACCCCTTGCTGGCCGAACAGCGTCGACGAGTGATCAGAAGATGCTGTTCGGGTCGTAGAACTCATCGACGTTCTCGCAGCCGATGCCGACGGCGAGGGTGAATGACTCCGGCGGGAAATCGGTCGGCTTCTTGACCCCGGTCGCGATGTCGATGGCGATCCGCATCGCATCCTTGGTCGCCAGATCGGGGGAGTTCAGACCGGTGGAGATGTAGCGCCCCTTGCAGCCGTCCCGCTTGATCAGCTCCAGCGCCTCCCGCTGTCCGTCGGCCGAGGCGGCGATGTAGACGTCGTCGTACTGCGCCTTGCCGCGGATCACGTTGTAGGCGCCCAACGCCATCGCGTCGTTGAGCCCGAGCACGAGGTCGGTGTCCGGGTTGGCCGCGAGCATGTTCTCCGCCGCCACCTGGCCCTTGTCCTGCTGGTACTCCCCGTTCTGCTCGCTGCCGATCTCGTACTTCACGCCGCCTTCGGTCAAGCCGTCGAGGAATCCCTGACGACGGTTCGGGCCGACGACCTCGTCGGTCGCGGGACCGGTGATGATCACCAGCTTGATGCTGTCCTTGCCCAGCTCCTTGAAGCGCTTGGCGGTGAGCTTGCCCGACTCCCGACCGATGGCCAGGTTGTCGGACTGGACGCTGGTGGTGCCGGTGCCCGGGACGCTGGTGTCGATGTAGATCACCGGGATCTTGGACGAGATCTGGGTCATCGTCTCCACCTGCCCCTTGGGGCTGGTGGCGTTCATGATCAAGACGTTGGCGCCCTGGGCCATCATCGCCTGCATCTGGTTCGACTGGATCACCGGATCCTTGTTGGCGGCCTGGAAGAGCAGCTTGACGCCCTCCTCCCCGGCGATGTTCTCCGCCTGCACCTGCATGGCCGAGAAGTACGGCGCCTGCAGCTGTTGCTGGGCGAACCCGATGACCACGTTGCTGCGGTCGGTCTGGACGCCGCCGGCGGGACCCTGGGCGGGCTCGCTGGACGGGTAGATCTGCCCGCACGCGCTCACGGTGGTCAAGATCACCGCGGCCGCTGCGACGACGAGCGCACGGCGGCCCTTGGTGGTCGACCTCATCTTGTCTCCTCAAATGTCCTGAGCCAGGGGGGTCCTGATCGGGGGTCCTGATCCGAGGTCCTGATCTGGGCCTACTTGGCCGAGCCGGACGCGTCGGCCTTGCGCCGCACGAACTGCACGGTGGCCAAGGTCACCGCGACGAGGATGAGGGCGCCGCGGAAGGCGTCCTGCAGGAAGGTGGAGATGTTCAGCAAAGACAGCAGGTTCGCGATCACGGCGAAGATGACCGTGCCGACGACCGCGCCGAAGACCTTGCCGTGACCACCTGACAGGCGCGCGCCGCCGATGACGACCGCCGCGATGGCCTCGAGCTCCATCAGGTTGCCCGCGCTCGGCGTGCCGCTGGCGAACCGGCAGAGGAACATCCAGCCGCCGAGACCGACCAGGAGCCCGGCCAGGATGTAGACCGACCACAGGGTCGCGGTGACCGGAATGCCCGAGCTGCGAGCGGCCTCCTTGTTCGAGCCGATCGCATAGACCCGGCGCCCCCAGACGGTGCGGTAGAGCAGGAACGCGATCAGCGCGACCGCGGCCAGCCAGACCAGGGCCAGCAGCGGGATGCCCACGATGGTGGTCTGGCCGAGATTCGCGTACGTCGCTGCGGCGCCGGGAGTGATCGGGATGCCACTGCCATACGCGTAGACCAAACCGCGGGCGAGGGCCAGCATGCCCAGCGTGACGATGAACGGCTCCAGGCCGCGGAAGGCGACCAGCCAGCCATTGGTGGCGCCGATGATGCCGCCGATGACGAGCGCGACCAGCAGGCCGAGCAGCACCGAGGGTCCGCCGAACAGTCCGGCGGCGACCACCGCGGCCAGTCCCAGGGCCGAGCCGACGCTGATGTCGATACCGCCGGTCAGCACCACGATCAGCTGGGCCAGCACCACGACGCCGATGATCGACATCTGCAGCAGCAGGTTGGTCATGTTGGTCGCGCCCCAGAAGATGCTGCCGCGGGTGATGGTCGCGATCACCAGCAGGGCGGCGAGGATGCCGAGCGCGTACTGGCCCTTGAGCCAGCTGACCAGCGCGTGACTGCGGGAGAAGTTCTCCTCGTAGTGGTGAACCGGCGGTGGGGTGGTGGTTGTCGTGCTCATCTGAGACATGGCTCCTTGCTTCGTTGGAAGAGTGAGGTCAGCGGGTGTTCGGGATGAACCGACACGGGCTCAGCTGACCTGAGGTCCAGCCGACGGGGTCAGTCGACGTGGGTGAGAGCGGTGCGAATGAGGTCGTCGGTGTCGGCCTGCTCCGGGTCGAACTCGCCGACGACCTGCCCGTTGCGCATCACCAGGATCCGGTGGCACAGGGACAGCAGTTCCTCGGCTTCGCTGGACACCACCAGCACGCCCTTCCCACGGGCGGCCACGCCGTGGATGATCTCGTAGATGTTGGCGCGGGCGCCGACGTCGATGCCCTTGGTCGGCTCGTCCAGCACCACGAAGTCCGGGTCGGTCTCCAGCCATTTGGCGACCACGACCTTCTGCTGGTTGCCGCCGCTGAGCGTGCTCGTGTAGGTGGTGGTGCCGCCCTTGACCTGGTATTCCCCGATCAGCTCGCGGACCCGCTTCTTCTCCTCGGCCGACCGGACGACGCCGGCGGTCGACATCTTCGGCAGCGCGACCAGGCTCATGTTCTGGCCGTTGTCGAAGTCCTTGACGAAGCCTTCGAGGCGCCGGTCCTCGGTCAGATAAGCGATCCGCTTGGCGACGGCAGCGGTCGGCGTCGGCAGGTTGACGTCGGTCCCGTGCAGCTTGATGGTGCCGCCGGCCGCCTTGCGCTGCCCGGTGATCGTTCTTGCCACCGAGGAGCGGCCGCTGCCGACCAACCCGTACAAGCCGAGGATCTCGCCCGGATTGACATCGAACGAGACGCCCCGCGCCGTGCCGCCGTGCAGGTCGCGGACTTCCAGCACCGGTGCGGCGCCGGAGGTCTGGACGGCAGCGGGCCGGTCGAGCGCTTTCAACGCCTGCCCGATCATCAATGTGGTGATCTCGTCGGCGTCGGTGTCCGCCGCCTCCAGCACCTTGACCAGTTTCCCGTTGCGGAGCACCGCGATCCGGTCACACATCGCGAACACCTCGTTCAACCGGTGCGACACGAAGATGATCGAGGTGCCGGCCGCCTTCTCCCGCGCCACCAGTTCGAGGATGTCGTTGAAATGCTCCTCGCTGGTCGAGGCGGTGGTCTCGTCCAAGATCATGATCTTGTGCGTGGTGACCGCGGCCCGGCTGAGCGAGAGCATCTGACGCTGACCCGGACCGAGATCCTTGGCCAGATCCCGAGTGCTCAGATGCCCCAGACCGACACCGCGCAGTACCTCACGGGTGCGCTTGTCGTTGGTCTCCTGCTTGACCGCCCACGGCCGGATGTCCTTGCCGGCCCGGAGCTTGTAGAGCCAGACGTTCTCCCCAACGGTGAAGTCGTCGATGATCAACGGCTCCTGGTGCATCATCAGCACCCCGGCCTGCTCGGCCTCGGCGGCGTTGCGCACCGGATGCGGATACCCCGTCACGTTGATCACCCCGTCGGTGGGCGTCTGAACCCCGGCCAGTAGCTTCGCGAAAGTGGACTTGCCGGCGCCGTTGGCACCGCAGATCCCCAACACGCTGCCGGCGTAGCCCTCCAGCTCGACGCCGTCCAACGCCTTCACACCCGGATAGTGCTTCTTCACCCCGACCGCCTTGAACGCCACCTGCCGCGGTTCCGCCGCAGTCGCTCGAGCAGAGTCTTCTGGTGTCGGCCCAGCTTGGGCAGGATTGGAGTGAGTGACCACCGAATGAGTCCCCTCTTTGGGTCGAGTGTCGTGGGTCGAACGATCTTGGACATTGCCATCCGCACCCGGTGGCGTCGAGGGTTCGGTGGTTCCGGTTGCTGCCCGATTCGAGCCCGAGTCGTCGGCCCGTTCGGGCACCCGTACGCGGACCTCACCGCCGGAGAGGCGTGATACCTGCCCGATCCCGCCCCCGGAATGCCCAAGTCACTGCCCGAATATGGTTCCGTTCCAGGTCGCCGATCCGCCAGATGCGGTGAAATTGTCGGCGGGCACGAAAGGCTGGAGGTTCTCATTCACGCACTGGAGCGGCGCCAACGGATTGTCGAGCTCACCCGAGAGTCCGGGCGGGTCAGCGTTCTCGACCTGGCCGCGCAGTTGCAGGTCGCCCAGGAGACCGTACGGCGCGATCTCGCCGAATTGGAGGTCCAGGGCCTGATCACCAGGGTGCACGGCGGTGCGTTGCCGGCCGACCGGATCGAGTTCGAGGGCGACGTGGGCAGCCGTCGCGCCCGCAATCCCGAGGAGAAGGCGCGGATCGCGCGTCGAGCCGTCGAGGAGATCCACGACGCCGAGACGGTCTTCCTCGACGAGGGCTCGACGGCGGGCTATGTGGCCAAGGCATTGAACCCGTCCCATCATCTGACGGTGGTGACCGCGTCCGTGCCGGTCGTCTTGAGCACCCATGCGCACCCGTTGATCACGGTCGTGCTGCTCGGTGGCACAGTGCGCTCTCGGTCGATCGCGGCCTCCGGTGAGCTGACCAGTCGGATCCTCGGTGACCTGGTAATCGATGTCGCCTTCCTCGGCACCAACGGCATCAGCCTCAAGCACGGGCTCACCTGCCCGGATCTGAGCGTGGCGGCCGTCAAACGGGCGGCGATCGCAGCGGCGCGCCGGGTGGTGCTGGTGACCGATTCGACCAAGTTCGGTCTGAACTCCTTCGCCTCGTTCGGGACGATCAAAGATCTGGACAGCATCGTCACCGGTTCGGCGGCGCCGCGCCGGACCGTGGAGCTGATCCGCAACCAGCGAGTGCAGGTCGTGCTGGTCTGATGAGTGGATACCTCATCGGGCTCGATGTCGGACACACCTTGATCAAGGCGGCGGTCTTCGATGTCCGAGGTCGATCCTTCGGCGCGGGGGTCCGGCCGGTCGAGGTGTCCCGGCCCCACCCGCATTGGCAGGAGCGGGATCTGGCGGCGACCTGGCGGGCGGTCGCTGCCGCGATCTCCGACGCGCTGGCGGATGCGGGCCTACCGGCGACCGCGGTGCAGGCCGTCGGTCTGGCGGGGCATGGCGACGGCGTGTATCTGGTCGATGCTCAGCTGCGTCCGGTCCGGCCGGGGATCCTGGCCACCGACGGCCGCGCCGTCGGCTATTGCGCTGAGTGGAGGACTCCGCAGGCCGCGGCGCGACTGCTGGCACTGACCGGCCAGGTTCCCGAGCCCTACGCGCCGGCCTGCCTGCTGTCCTGGCTGCGTGACCATGAGCCCGACTCCCTCCGGCGGGCGGCGCACCTGCTGTTCTGCAAGGACTGGATTCGGCTGCGGCTGACCGGGGTGGTGGCGACCGATCCCACCGATGCAGCGGCCGGCCTGTGCGATGTCTCGACCCGGCAATGGTCGACCGGCGCGCTGGAGAGCTATGGACTGGCCGAGCTCGGTCGGTTGCTGCCGCCCATCCGAGCTTCGGCGGGCGTGATCGGTGTGGTGACTGCCGAGGCTGCGGAGCAGACCGGGCTGGCCGCCGGCACGCCGGTCATCACCGGCTGCCACGACGTGCACTCGGCGGCGCTGGGCATCGGTGCGCTCACCGACGGGGCGCTGAGCAGCGTGTTGGGCACCTTCAACATCAACCAGATCGCGACCACCGTGCCGCGGGCCTCGCGTTCCTGGCAGACCCGCTGTTCGGTCGTCGATGATCTCTATCTGTCGATGGCCACCTCACCCGGCGGGGCGGCGGCGGTGGATTGGGTCCGGAGCATCACCGGCTTGACCCAGGAGCCGGTCAGCACGGTCGTCGGTCGGGCGCTCGGCACGCCGATCGGCGCCGACGATCCGCTGTTCCTGCCCTTCGTGCACGGCAGTCGGCTGGATCCCGCCGTCGGCGGCGCCTTCGCGGAGCTGGGCGGCTGGCACGGTCCCGATGATCTCGTCCGTGCCGCCCTGGAAGGGGTCGCGTACGAACACCGGATGCAGCTGACCGCGCTGGTCCCGCTGGATCGGGTCCGCGCGGGCAGTGTGCGGCTGACCGGCGGTGGCTCGCGCAGCACCGAGT from Microlunatus phosphovorus NM-1 includes:
- a CDS encoding sugar ABC transporter ATP-binding protein, with the protein product MAFKAVGVKKHYPGVKALDGVELEGYAGSVLGICGANGAGKSTFAKLLAGVQTPTDGVINVTGYPHPVRNAAEAEQAGVLMMHQEPLIIDDFTVGENVWLYKLRAGKDIRPWAVKQETNDKRTREVLRGVGLGHLSTRDLAKDLGPGQRQMLSLSRAAVTTHKIMILDETTASTSEEHFNDILELVAREKAAGTSIIFVSHRLNEVFAMCDRIAVLRNGKLVKVLEAADTDADEITTLMIGQALKALDRPAAVQTSGAAPVLEVRDLHGGTARGVSFDVNPGEILGLYGLVGSGRSSVARTITGQRKAAGGTIKLHGTDVNLPTPTAAVAKRIAYLTEDRRLEGFVKDFDNGQNMSLVALPKMSTAGVVRSAEEKKRVRELIGEYQVKGGTTTYTSTLSGGNQQKVVVAKWLETDPDFVVLDEPTKGIDVGARANIYEIIHGVAARGKGVLVVSSEAEELLSLCHRILVMRNGQVVGEFDPEQADTDDLIRTALTHVD
- a CDS encoding ABC transporter permease, with the protein product MSTTTTTPPPVHHYEENFSRSHALVSWLKGQYALGILAALLVIATITRGSIFWGATNMTNLLLQMSIIGVVVLAQLIVVLTGGIDISVGSALGLAAVVAAGLFGGPSVLLGLLVALVIGGIIGATNGWLVAFRGLEPFIVTLGMLALARGLVYAYGSGIPITPGAAATYANLGQTTIVGIPLLALVWLAAVALIAFLLYRTVWGRRVYAIGSNKEAARSSGIPVTATLWSVYILAGLLVGLGGWMFLCRFASGTPSAGNLMELEAIAAVVIGGARLSGGHGKVFGAVVGTVIFAVIANLLSLLNISTFLQDAFRGALILVAVTLATVQFVRRKADASGSAK
- a CDS encoding DeoR/GlpR family DNA-binding transcription regulator: MPKSLPEYGSVPGRRSARCGEIVGGHERLEVLIHALERRQRIVELTRESGRVSVLDLAAQLQVAQETVRRDLAELEVQGLITRVHGGALPADRIEFEGDVGSRRARNPEEKARIARRAVEEIHDAETVFLDEGSTAGYVAKALNPSHHLTVVTASVPVVLSTHAHPLITVVLLGGTVRSRSIAASGELTSRILGDLVIDVAFLGTNGISLKHGLTCPDLSVAAVKRAAIAAARRVVLVTDSTKFGLNSFASFGTIKDLDSIVTGSAAPRRTVELIRNQRVQVVLV
- a CDS encoding DNA-directed RNA polymerase subunit beta', giving the protein MLDVNFFDEIRIGLATADEIRQWSHGEVKKPETINYRTLKPERDGLFCEKIFGPTRDWECYCGKYKRVRFKGIICERCGVEVTRSKVRRERMGHIELAAPVTHIWYFKGVPSRLGYLLDIAPKDLEKVIYFAAYMITGVDDEARHRDLSSLEAKIDVERKQLEGRRDSDIETRMKKLEEDTATLEAEGAKADAKRKVREGAEREVKQLRDRAQRELDRLDAVWNRFKNLKVQDLEGDEVLYREMKNRFGKYFEGSMGAAAIKRRLETFDLEAEAASLKETILTGKGQRKTRALKRLKVVSAFLTTKNSPVGMVLDCVPVIPPDLRPMVQLDGGRFATSDLNDLYRRVINRNNRLKRLLDLGAPEIIVNNEKRMLQEAVDSLFDNGRRGRPVTGPGNRPLKSISDMLKGKQGRFRQNLLGKRVDYSGRSVIVVGPQLKLHQCGLPKAMALELFKPFVMKRLDDLNHAQNIKSAKRMVERQRPVVWDVLEEVIAEHPVLLNRAPTLHRLGIQAFEPQLIEGKAIQIHPLVCTAFNADFDGDQMAVHLPLSAEAQAEARILMLSTNNILKPADGRPVTMPTQDMIIGMYFLTMQRDGAEGEGRVFGSVAEALMAFDRHELSVQSKIKLRLHDIVPPADRELNPNGTILLETTLGRALFNEALPADYPYVDYEVGKKQLGQIVNDLAERYPKVDVAHTLDALKDLGFHWATRSGVTVSIGDVSTPANKAEILSGYEDRASKIDRQYERGLITEDERRQELIEIWTDATSRLGTAMEANFSKTNPIYMMVHSGARGNMVQMRQIAAMRGLVVNPKGEIIARPIKSNFREGLSVLEYFISTHGGRKGQADTALRTADSGYLTRRLVDVAQDVIIREEDCGTERGLTKTIASGEDGHLVLEEHVETAVYARTLATDVIGPDGEVLLAAGVDLGDVNIGLLVEAGVRQVKVRSVLTCESTSGTCAMCYGRSLATGKIVDVGEAVGIVAAQSIGEPGTQLTMRTFHTGGVAGDDITQGLPRVQELFEARQPKGKAPISEAAGRVVIEDSDRLKKIIVTPDDGSEPAEFTVSRRARLLVEDGDRVTAGQQLTAGTPDPQDVLRVLGVRRVQEHLVDEVQSVYRTQGAPIHDKHIEIIIRQMLRRVTVIESGDSNLLAGDLVDRLSYEAANRQVVAEGGTPASGRPVLMGITKASLATESWLSAASFQETTKVLTDAAIHGKSDSLLGLKENVILGKLIPAGTGLERYRNIRVEPTAEARAQAYSMVGYDQFDYDFGSGSGAAVPLEEFDLGDYR
- a CDS encoding FGGY-family carbohydrate kinase yields the protein MSGYLIGLDVGHTLIKAAVFDVRGRSFGAGVRPVEVSRPHPHWQERDLAATWRAVAAAISDALADAGLPATAVQAVGLAGHGDGVYLVDAQLRPVRPGILATDGRAVGYCAEWRTPQAAARLLALTGQVPEPYAPACLLSWLRDHEPDSLRRAAHLLFCKDWIRLRLTGVVATDPTDAAAGLCDVSTRQWSTGALESYGLAELGRLLPPIRASAGVIGVVTAEAAEQTGLAAGTPVITGCHDVHSAALGIGALTDGALSSVLGTFNINQIATTVPRASRSWQTRCSVVDDLYLSMATSPGGAAAVDWVRSITGLTQEPVSTVVGRALGTPIGADDPLFLPFVHGSRLDPAVGGAFAELGGWHGPDDLVRAALEGVAYEHRMQLTALVPLDRVRAGSVRLTGGGSRSTEWSQLLADVTGLRVEVTDTHEAGARGAAMLAGIGVGLLDDPLDAARRWVQVIRVHRPRAARAGLHDDRFGRWCAAIAALQNGVPNRP
- a CDS encoding substrate-binding domain-containing protein, which translates into the protein MRSTTKGRRALVVAAAAVILTTVSACGQIYPSSEPAQGPAGGVQTDRSNVVIGFAQQQLQAPYFSAMQVQAENIAGEEGVKLLFQAANKDPVIQSNQMQAMMAQGANVLIMNATSPKGQVETMTQISSKIPVIYIDTSVPGTGTTSVQSDNLAIGRESGKLTAKRFKELGKDSIKLVIITGPATDEVVGPNRRQGFLDGLTEGGVKYEIGSEQNGEYQQDKGQVAAENMLAANPDTDLVLGLNDAMALGAYNVIRGKAQYDDVYIAASADGQREALELIKRDGCKGRYISTGLNSPDLATKDAMRIAIDIATGVKKPTDFPPESFTLAVGIGCENVDEFYDPNSIF